The following DNA comes from Hordeum vulgare subsp. vulgare chromosome 3H, MorexV3_pseudomolecules_assembly, whole genome shotgun sequence.
aaaatgttatgcatttcaagaaatgttctAAAATTTTagagacataatatgatcagcaccgttggagattataattgtttttcttccgttgcaacctacaggcccttttgctagtaactaTAATTCTCGTAAAAAATAAACTTGTACCTATAATTATTATGCATTAATAAAATTGGACGAGAATTCTAAAAAGAAAATGTGCTGGTTAGGAGGCCTCACAAGTCACCCGTAAGACCTCAACCAGAAAGAAAACAGATTTCTCTCTCTGAGAAAAAAAAAGATCATAACCCCAGTTAATGGAAGAGGAAAAGGACGGAGCATCAAATGATGCATCGCAGGCATTTGGTGCTACGATCAGTTATTTGAAATTTTGAACAGTGTACCCTCCGCCGGCTCCGGCGAAGGGAGAGCAGAAGCACCCACTTGCATGTGCGCAAAGcagaatttttgtccaaaaagaCCACTAACCGAATGTTATTGTCAAAAAAGACCGCATGCGGTATGAAATGCGAGAAAATGTCCTCATTTTTTGTGGCGGCAGGCGTGTCAGGTGAcgtgtggcacctgccgccacgagCCGAGGTGGCTGTGCCCCGCCGCCACccggcgaggcggccggccgggcaggtggcacctgccgccaccactCCAGGCGGCAGGCTACCCATGCTCGCACATAAATGCCTCAAAAGCTGGCTGACCATGCCACGGCCATGCACGGCCATGCATGCTGCCATGCACAGCATCCCGCCAGCCGCCTCGGGtgctggcggcaggtgccacctgcccggctggccgcctcgccGGGTGGCGGCGGGGCCCAGCCGCCTCGGCCCGTGACGGCAGGTGCCACGCGTCACCTGGCGCGCCTGCCGTCACGAAAAACGAGGGTCTTTTCTCGCATTTCATACCGTATATGGTTTTTTTTGACAATAACATTCGGCTAGTGGTCTTTTTGACAAAAATTCCGCAAAGCAAACATCAACGGAAACAGCACAGAAATGGCAATGAGAGTTCAAAATAAATGCTGaatattatttcctttctttttcgACTCGAGCAATGGGGGTTTTAAAAGAGCCGCATCCAGGTGCAGTCTTAGACAGAAAACGACGCGTCAATCAACCAAAACTCAAAAGAGGGGTGCGCTCGAAGAAAGCCCATCACCACACTCGTCAAGCCGCAAACGCAGTGGCCTCGCTCTCTCGTCCCAGCAGCAGCTCCAAAAGAGGCGCTGGACGAAGGCCGGATGAACTGTAAACAACCCCTGTACTGTGCTTTACATCAGAATCATACTACCATATGCTACTCCCATGCTGTTACTGGTTCACCTCCCATGGAGCCAGACACGGCGACACCGCCGTGCCGGCCGTTCCTTATTCAGGGGGCGCCGCGCCGATGCTCCGATCACCGCTTCAGCCTGAGCACGGGCGTGGGCGTGGGCGGCGGCAGGCCGTGGGACTCGACGAGGATCGACCACAGCACGTGCACGTCCTCGCACTGGCACGACTTGACGTCGTCGTACAGGATGTAGATCCCCCTCTCTGTAAACAGCAAACAAGAACACGATCAGAAGCAGGAAAGAAGAACAGAGACTGTATCTGAAGCAACAAGCAGGAGGACGGACGTACTCTTCCGCGGCACGGTGTTCATGTTGCACCAGAGCTTCCTGAGCGGGGAGACGAGGGACCGGAGCCACCCCATGCTGAGCGCCGTGGGCCGTCCTCTGCCCCCCGACCTTTATACGCCCCCAGCAATGGCTGGTGGCCAGgagctggtggcgtggtggtggtggtggtgcgcgTGTAATGTATGCATCGAGTCGGACGGACTGGCGGTAAAGTGACCAGAGAGGCTTCGTTCGTCTGGCTTGCTTTACACTTGGGTAAAGCCTCGCGCACGCACACTGTTCTTCCTTCCTGCTCGGTGGTCACCGGAGTGAGCGGTCTGCCTCCCCTGCCACACCAGACTCCCTTGCGGCCCAATCAATCGGTCGATCCATCGTGTGCGCGGCGGTGATCTCCGTACGGTGCGTGGTCGTTTTCCCGGATCTATTTTCTGCCCCCCGCGCGCAAGTACGTGTGAGTGTGACCCGCCTTCCCTCGCACGCTCGCTCGCGCTCCCGACGGTGGTGAGTGGTGACTAGTACTAGAAGCTTTTTCCGAGGCTTCTCCCCttttcattactttcataacggaAATACGACGTTTTTGAAACCAGaaccaaaaaaaaaagagaaagggaAAAAAATGAGCTCGTAACAATACCAGAAAACCCACCGTTTATGCATGTCATCACGAACATAAACTGTGAGGCAAAAACCTGATATCATCCGTCACTGCGCACAGACCAAAAGCTAAACTACCACATGACAGTACCGCTAACAAAGTTCCATACAACCACATACAGACGAGGCTCATAAAAGAGCACAGAACATAATAGGAACCCCAGACTAAAAGAGCCTTCATCATGAGCAAAATAAACTGTCTCTCAGAATGCCTGCATGTAACCAGCAAGAGCCACCATCAAGAAATCACTATCTTCAACTACACTTACCACTCCTCCCAGCCTTCTTCCTCATCAGCCTGTTCGGTAGACTCTGGTCTCGGAGGTCCACATAGCAGCAGCATGTGGGATGCGTTTTCTTTCAGCAATTTAGCTCCCTTCTTGACCATCTCCGCCACCACAGGTTTTTGCAGACCTGCCCAATATTCAATAAACGCAGAGGTTGTGAAAATAATTTCAAAGGGAGTATTGATCCACTTCTTTTCAAAGGTAGCCCGATTCCGAGCCAACCAGATAGACCAGCAAACTGCAGCTAAGCCAACAATATATATATCACACAAGACAGGCAAAAAAGCATACAACCAAGAGTAAACTTGCCAAATTGATTTTGGAATATAGTTGGTACCAAACACAACACCTACAGTCCTCCAAACTACCTTGGCTACCGAGCACCCAAAGAACAAATGCTGAGCCGATTCAGGTTCATCAcaaaaagcgcgctcatcgaattcatccgtgagaatcgggacatcttcgcatggaagccctctgacatgccgggtgtaccgagagaattcactgagcaccatcttaatattgacccaaaatgcaaacatgtccaacaataccttcgcaggtttaacgaggagcgacggaaggcgattggagaggaagtcgcccgtcttttagccgccgggttcattgtggaagtctttcaccccaaatggctagctaacccggtgttagtactcaagaagaatggcacgttccgtatgtgtattgactatacggacctcaacagagcttgtcccaaggatcctttcgctcttccccgcatcgaccaaatcattgactcggtggcgggatgcgaacgattgtgctttttggacgcttattcaggttatcatcagatcaaaatggttgtggaagatcaggagaagactgccttcataacccccttcggggccttttgctatgtgtccatgccgttcggtctcaagagcgcaggggcgacttaccaacgctgcatccagaattgtcttcatagccaaattggctgcaatgttcatgcctatgttgacgacattgtgatcaagacccgccgggaggagacacttatggaagaccttaaggaaaccctttgataatttacgggtatatcagatgaagctaaatcctaccaagtgcattttcggcgtacctgcgggaaaactactgggtttcttggtatcggagcgcggcatcgaggctaacccggacaaaattgaagcggttacttccctcggcaagccgacgaatgttaaccaagttcagcgattggcgggtcgtattgcggctctcagtcgtttcgtgagccgcctcggagaaaaggcgattcctctttatcaattgttaagaaagtccgaccgattcgtgtggacagaggaggctgacgagacatttcaggccttgaaacatcaattggttaacccgccggtcctggcggccccgactgaaaaggagcctatgctcctgtatatcgccgcgaattccaaagcggtcagcgtggctgtggtcgtcgaaagaaaggaggaaggaaaggaatacccggtacaacgcccggtgtactttatcagtgaggtgttaactctttccaaacagcgatacccacattggcagaaactggtctatggggtgttcatggcgagtcgaaagcttaaacgttatttccaggaacacccgatcaccgtggtcagttccgcgcccctcggtgacgtcatccaaaaccgcgaggcaacagggcgaatcgccaaatgggcaatagaacttgggtcacatcacatacagtataccccccgcacggccatcaagtcccaggcactagttgatttcgtcaatgattggacggagcttcaggctccggaagatcggcctgaccttacctattggactatttattttgatggatccaggcagttggagggctcgggggcgggtgtggtgttgatatcctctcaaggagataagttctgctacgtcctccggctcatgttcccttgcacaaataatgcggcagagtatgaagctgtgcttcacggtttgcgactggcaaaagagatgaacctaacccgagtcagatgctttggggattcagatttggtggcacaacaggtttcgggcacctgggactctcgagatcctatgatggcggcttacaagcgagctgtatctgacgtggcgggctattttcatgggtaccaggttgatcatgttgatcggcgactcaacgaagcagctgatgccctctcgcgactcggctcacagagaaaaccggtcccccctaatgttttcttggatgtcctgcataaaccgtccgtgactgtacccacggaggaggaattggcgataccagatcccgagtctcagcttgtggcggctctccatgtcgctccggattgggctcttccttatctagcttatcttgctcgtggcgagttacccactgacgaagttttggcccgccagattgttcggcgtagcaagtccatggtcatcattaatggcgagctatataaacgaagtgcttcaggggtctttcagcggtgtgttTCTTCCGAgataggatgcataatcctaaatgacatccattctggagactgcggacatcacgccgggtcacgttctttggtatcaaaagcctttcgacacggtttcttctggttgacggctcacacagatgcagaagatatagtacggcggtgtgaggggtgccaacgatatgggagacaggctcatgtgccggctcaagaattgaggatgatccccataacttggcctttcgcggtctgggggctggacatggtcggtccctttaagatgtcctccaacaagaaaactcacttattggtggcggttgataaattcactaaatggattgaggcggaacctgttggagcttgcgatgcggagactgcggtcaaatttctgaagaagctgattttccgttttggatatccacacagtatcatcatggacaatggtactaacttttcccaaggagcgatgctggatttctgtcgccgtgaacatatccggcttgatatctctgcagttgctcacccgcagtcaaacgggcaggccgagcgggcgaatcaggaagtattgcgagggatcaaacctcggctcataattcccctggaaagaactccaggatgttgggtggaggagttaccttcggtattatggagcatccggaccaccccgaatcggtccacggggttcacccctttctttttggtctatggagcagaagccgtcctccctaccgacataaggcatgattctcttagagtcgccgcatatgtggagcgagacaacgagttggcgcgtcaggactctttggatgccttggaagaggcacgtgacttagcagcggcttgttcggcgatctatcagcaagatctgcggcgttatcatagtcgccgggtgaagagtcggactttccaggaaggcgatttggtgcttcgtgtgatacaagatcgggcacgcatgcacaagctttcgcccccttgggaggggcctttcgttgtcagcaagaacctccgcaatggctcttactacttgatggatcttcggcctgatcgaccgactacgggggctgagtcaactcgcccttggaatattgcccatttgcggccttactacacttgagttcttaaaactccatgctttgtaagtttttcagtttcattatggaataatataatgtttccctgacttgggggcttcttctttaaaaaaaaaagagagcaatttcatgcatcctgttgcgaccttatgagccgacagaacatgcattaagggtgggtgcacgagctttctgattcgcctccccctgtcgcgaccgtatgagccgacgaaacctgcattaagggtgggtgcacgagctttttgactcgcttccccctgtcgcgaccgtatgagccgacgaaacctgcattaaggatgggtgcacgagctttttgactcgcctccccctgtcgcgaccgtatgagccgacgaaacctgcattaagggtgggtgcacgagctttttgactcgcctccccctgtcgcgaccgtatgagccgacgaaacttgcattaagggtgggtgcacgagctttttgactcgcctccccctgtcgcgaccgtatgagccgacgaaacctgcattaagggtgggtgcacgagctttctgactcgcctccccctgtcgcgaccgtatgagccgacgaaacctgcattaagggtgggtgcacgagctttctgactcgcctccccctgtcacgaccgtatgagccgacgaaacctgcattaagggtgggtgcacgagctttctgactcgcctccccctgtcgcgaccgtatgagccgacgaaacctgcattaagggtggctgcacgagctttctgactcgcctccccctgtcgcgaccgtatgagccgacgaaacctgcattaagggtgggtgcacgagctttctgactcgcctcc
Coding sequences within:
- the LOC123440327 gene encoding uncharacterized protein LOC123440327, producing the protein MGWLRSLVSPLRKLWCNMNTVPRKKRGIYILYDDVKSCQCEDVHVLWSILVESHGLPPPTPTPVLRLKR